The genomic segment CCCGTCTGGGCCGTCATCGAACCATTGCGCCTCGCCCGCAGGATGCGCAGGCTAAAAGCAACAAAGCTGAAAACAGTCCAGAACCGGAAATACACAGCCGTACGCAATCCGCCAGATGGCAGCGCGAACAATCGGTATTACAAAATTCGGATGGGAGTATCGCTGCGGCGCTTATCTGCTTGGATTCTGCCAAGAAATATTTGCCAGGATATTGACGACACTACAGCTCGCATAGACGCAAGCTGTAGCTGACGGAGGTCTGCTAAAGGCTATGCGTAAAGTGCTGGGCTGAGGACCCATCCACCGCTACTACTAGAACAACTGTCCAAAATATGGACCTCCATGTGATGCAATGCCAAAGATTATATTTCCAACTGGCCATTCTGTCAAGTAAAGAGCTTTACATTCCATAAAATTTATGCGTTATCAAGATATCTTCCTGACATGAGCTACTGTTTTAGTAAGAAGCAATTTTCATTACGTGTAACGTGCGCAACACCGAACCGTTGGGGGGCAGCACTTGCATGCGCCGCTCTAGGTCCTGATGGTCCGCGACTGCCGCTATTTCCGGATTTACTGTCGGGGGCAAGGGATTTCATTTGCTGCACTGCGCGAGTAGTCAAGACTCTACATTGACCAGCTTCATTTGCCGCCTTCAGCGAGAAGGGGAGCTGGCACCCTGCCATATCAACCCGGAACTTATGGCCCGCCAGGAGCAATCGTAGAACTGCAGTAGCTGGCAATTGTCTGCAACACGTCCGGCTGTTCGCCTACTGCTTGCGCCACTGTGATGCTCAATTGCGGATGTTGCTGCTGAGCCTGTGCAATCAAGGCAGGCAAATCGCGTCGCACGTGACCGCCCTGTCCCAGGAACACCGGTACCACGCTTACCTTGCCGATACCGTCAGCAACCAGTTGCTGAAGCAGGTCCGGCAAATTCGGCTGCATCAATTCGAGGAAAGCCAGATCGACCCGCAATGCAGGTTGCTGTTGCTTTATCAGCTGCTGCAAAGCTTCAAACGGCGCGGCCCACGCCGGATCGCGTGCGCCGTGAGCGAACAGGATAAGTGCTTGGCGCGGGGCTGGCTGTGACATTTGGGTTCAATCCGATCTTAAGACGGTGCGCAGGAGCGTCGCTATTGCCGCTCGATCTTCCACAACGCGCCGATGGCAATCAGCAGGAACAAGGTACTCGGCAAGGCCGCGGTAAAAAACGGTGGCCAGGTATTGAGCAGGCCCAGGTGCGAAAACAGCGTGTTGACCAGCTGGAAGCTGACGCCGATCATGATGCCGGTAAAGATCTTCAGACTGACGCCGCCGGTGCGGAAATGCAAATAAGCAAATGGCAAAGCCATCGCCATCATCACGAATACCGACAGCGGATAGACCAGTTTCTTCCAGAATGCGATGTCATAACGCTCGCTATGCTGGTTGTTTTCTGCCAGATGCTTGGAATAGGCCCACAGGTTGTAGGCCGACATATGGTCCGGGTCGGCGAACAGGACCGACAAGATCTCCGGCGTGATTTCGGACACTAGGTCCTTGCTCGGAAATTTCTTGGTGGCGATCGCGGTGGTGATGTCTTCCGTCGAGTTGCCGTTGACGAAATCGGTCTGCACCACATCGTCCAGGCGCCAGACATGGCTGCCCTGATAATCGGCGTGACTGGCCTGGATCAGCCCGGTCATATGCAGGTTGCGGTCGAACTCATAGAGTTTGACGCCAACCAGTTGGCCATCCGGACGGATCTCGTTGATATTGATAAAGCGCGAACCGATGATGTCGCCGCTGGCGCCGTCGGCACGGATCACGTCCTTGCTCCACAAGCCAGTCTTGAATCTCTGCGAAATCGAAGAGCCCTTGGCCTGCAGCTTGATTTTCTCGGCAAATTCGGCGCTTTTCGGCGCAACGAACTCGCCGATCAATACTGTCGCCACCACAAACAGCAAGCCGATCTTGATCAGGATCTTGGCTGTCATCATGGTCGACATGCTGGAGACTCGCATGATGGTGAATTCTGAGCGCGCGGCCATTTGCGACAAGGTGTAGATCGTGCCAATCAGCGCCGCAATCGGCATCAGCTCATAGGCGTAGCTCGGCAAACCAAGCATCACGAACAGGAACGCATGCTGCAACTTGTAGCCGGCATGGCCGACCGATTTCAGTTCGGTGGTCAGGTCAAAGAATGCAAACAGCGCCAGGAACGCCGCCAGGGTAAACAAGACCGAGCGCACAATCTCGGAAGTAAAATAACGTTGCAG from the Collimonas arenae genome contains:
- the lptG gene encoding LPS export ABC transporter permease LptG codes for the protein MKVLQRYFTSEIVRSVLFTLAAFLALFAFFDLTTELKSVGHAGYKLQHAFLFVMLGLPSYAYELMPIAALIGTIYTLSQMAARSEFTIMRVSSMSTMMTAKILIKIGLLFVVATVLIGEFVAPKSAEFAEKIKLQAKGSSISQRFKTGLWSKDVIRADGASGDIIGSRFININEIRPDGQLVGVKLYEFDRNLHMTGLIQASHADYQGSHVWRLDDVVQTDFVNGNSTEDITTAIATKKFPSKDLVSEITPEILSVLFADPDHMSAYNLWAYSKHLAENNQHSERYDIAFWKKLVYPLSVFVMMAMALPFAYLHFRTGGVSLKIFTGIMIGVSFQLVNTLFSHLGLLNTWPPFFTAALPSTLFLLIAIGALWKIERQ
- a CDS encoding sirohydrochlorin chelatase, encoding MSQPAPRQALILFAHGARDPAWAAPFEALQQLIKQQQPALRVDLAFLELMQPNLPDLLQQLVADGIGKVSVVPVFLGQGGHVRRDLPALIAQAQQQHPQLSITVAQAVGEQPDVLQTIASYCSSTIAPGGP